In Balaenoptera acutorostrata chromosome 3, mBalAcu1.1, whole genome shotgun sequence, the genomic stretch GAAGGCCTGAGTAGAATAAAAAGgctgacccccacccccccagtaagagagaattcctcctgcctgactgccttcaaACTGGGACGTTGGCTTTTTCCTGCCTTCGGATTGGAACTTACCTCTGGCTTTGCTGGTTCTTAGGCCCTTGGACTACAGCTATCTCATTGGCTGTCTGGGGGCTCCAGTTTGCTGGATCACCCTGCAGATCTTGGAAgctgtcagcctccataatcacgtgagccaattccttataatagatctctttatatatacatgtaagctcgatagatagatagataatagatagatatagagatacaTGATACATATATAGGCTCACATGATTAGATATGGATACAGAtattgatatagatatagatatagatataggatAGATAGCTCCTATTCCTTCTGTTTCTCATGTGAGTTCTGCTGGGTCCCAGAATTTGCAAatgttcagctttagtagatactgTCAATTTCCCAAAGTTCTTATTCTAATTACACTCCCACCACAATGTATGAGTGATCTATGTGCTTTACATACTCATCCACTTTCTTTGATTTAATTTCATACGCTCTGGCTTATGGATAAATTGATCTCATTGcggcttttgatttgcatttccttcacGACTAAGGAAGTTGGACAGCTTTTCGTGTGTTTATTGGTATTTTGAATATCCTTTTTCATGAGGTGACTTCTcagacttttgcccatttttctattggattgtctGCCTTTTTCTTAGTTACTTGTAGGAATTCATTCTTTGTTCAGgatattagtcctttgtcagacaTCTATATTGCAAACAGTTTTTACAAGTCTGTggctttgtttttactttcttaaggTTATCTTTTGAGGAACAGATGTTCTTAATGTTACTGTggtccaatttatcaatattCCCAACTACAGTTTGCATTTTTGGTGCCctgcttttgatttctttgcCTATCCTAAGGTCATAAAGATAccatcctatgttttcttttaagagcttTATGATTTAACATTGAGACTTTTTACCCATTTGGAATTAACTTTGTGTATGCTATGAGGTAAGGTAGGAATAAagattcattattttatatggaTACTCAATTGACCCAACACCATTTCATgaaaaggtaatttttttctccctgtattGCCACGTCACCTTTGTGCATCAGATGACAGTATATATGTGGGGGTCTGATATTGTACCAATATCACACTTTCTCAACTACTCTAACATTGAACTAGGTTTATGTACTTGGTAGCATAAATTTTCtacccttttaaaaatttcttcaaattgtcttgggtattcttttttttttaacatctttattggagtataattgctttacaatggtgtgttagtttctgctttataacaaagtgaatcagctatacatatacatatatccccatatctcctccctcttgcatctccctcccaccctccctgtcccactgctctaggtggtcacaaagcacctagctgatctccctgtgctatgtggctgcttcccactagctatctattttacacttggtagtatatatatgtccatgccactctctcacttcgtcccagcttacccttccccctccccatatcctcaagtgcattctctacgtctgcatctttattcctgtcctgcccctaggttcttcagaaccttttttttttatagactccatatatatgtgttagcatacggtatttgttcttctctttctgacttacttcactctgtatgacagactctaggtccatccaactcactacaaataactcaatttcgtttctttttatggttgagtaatattccattgtatatatgtgccacattttctttatccattcatctgtcgatggacacttagattgcttccatgtcctggctattgtaaatagagctgcaatgaacattgtggtacatgactctttttgaatgcagctcaatatcaaaaaagcaaacaacccaatccaaaaatgggcagaaggcctaaatagacatttctccaaagaagatatacagattgccaacaaacacatgaaaggatgctcaacatcactaatcattagagaaatgcagatcaaaactacaatgaggtatcacctcacaccagtcagaatggccatcatcaaaaaacctacaaacaataaatgctggagagggtgtggggaaatggaaccctcttgcactgttggtgggaatgtaaattgatacagtcaccatggagaacagtatggaggttccttaaaaaactgaaaatagaactaccatatgacccaggaattccactactgggcatataccctgagaaaaccataagtctTGGGTAATCTTGACCCTTTTTACCTTTATATAATTatgattcattttataatttgggGGGAATTCTATGGAATTTTTAGACCAAGCTGGTGTCTTACGATACTGTGTTCTTTAATCTGTGAACGTGGTGTTTTCTTCcacttatttagatcttctctaatttttctcaataatacagttgacccttgaacaacatgagggcTAGGGGTGCCAACCCTCCTCACAGTCAAAACCTTATACATAACTTTACAATCATtcctccatatccacagttctCCATCTGAGggttcaaccaaccacggattgTGTAGGACTGTAGTAcgtactgaagaaaaaaaattgtgtctCAATGGACTGcaaagttcaaacccatgttgtttaaATGTCAACTGTATTTTATAATTCTCAGTGTAGAAATGTTGGGAAACTTTCCAAGAATcattcatagggcttccctggtggtgcagtggttaagaatccacctgccaatgcaaggaacatgggttcaagccctggtctgggaagatcccacatgctgcggagcaactaaacccatgtgccacaactactgagcctgcgttctagagcctgcgagccacaactactgtacccgcacacctagagcctgtgctctgcaacaagagaagccacctcagtgagaagcccacacaccacaatgaagagtagctcccgctcgccgcaactagagaatgcccacacacagcaatgaagacccaacacagccaaaaataaattaattaaataaataaatttttaaaaaagaatcattcaTAATAAACACTGATGTTTTTATgctattaaaacaatattttttaaaatttcattttacaaCTGTTGCATGTTTAGAAATACATTTGATATCTGCATATTGGTCTCATATTCAGTGAAATATTCTAAACTCCCTTATTGACTCTAATAGATTTTCTGtagattattttttcaaacaGACAGAGACATAACAACTGCCAAGTcagttttaaacttttctttccaaTCCGtattcttctatgtctttttctTGACCTATTTCACTAGGTAGGGACATCCAATTCAATATTTAGTGGAAGGGGGAGCACACTGTTTTGTCTCATTCCTGTTCTCAGTCAGAAGGCCTTCAATAATTTACCACCGCATTCATTTTCCGGGATTTTCATAACACAATACCCAAAAGTGGGTGACTTTAAACGcagtttattgtctcacagttctggaggctggaatcctGAAATTGAGGTGTTGGCACGTTCCCTCTGAAGTTCTGCACAGAATCCTCCCTGCATCTTCTTGGTGTTGGTGGTCGTTGGCCACCTTGATGTCCCTTGGCCCACAGTtgcatcacttcaatctctgcccatgtcatcacatgATGatcatcctgtgtgtgtgtgtgtgtccaaatttcccttttcttataaggataccagtcatattggattaggcccTACCGTAATGTTCTCATCTTAACTttgttacatctgcaaagaccctatttccaaataaggccacattcacaGGTACAGGGGCAGTGGGCGtagaatttcaacatatctttttgaggGACAGAATTCAACTTACAACAATCACTAAGGAAAATGTTAGctgtactttttttgttttattgtttttctttcttttttttttcatgtatatatCATCTTTTACACAAGAAGAAAATTCCCTTGTATTCCTACTcagataagattttttaaaaaattacaagtgGGTATggaattatttctttgtttagcATTTATTAAGATGATATcgttttctcctttatttctagTATTTTGAAGTACACTgactttttattgttaaattaaCCCTTGTGCCTAATACAAAGACCCACATTACTGATCAAACTTATATGAAATTGAAGTCTTGTCAAGCATCAAGTTTACTAATGACGGTGTAAAGCAAGAACTATGATATATGCTGCAGCAGTATCTGGAGGCCCTGACTCCTTCACACTCAGCCCTCTGAGCTCCTTTTTTTCCCATGTAGCATGAATTCTGGCTTCAGAGTGATGAATAGGGACAAGTCAGCACGGGAAAACAGCTGTGTATCACTCAgcttttatatcctgcaactcaGGTGGCCCTGTTCTGGCTATGTGACTAATTTCTATTATTCAACGCAGAGGCAGCCCACCAATTGCAGATTTATTTATAGTAAGCATGATAGACAAACCAGGCATATCATGCTAAAAGTGCCCCTAGATCAGTAATCAGGACCCACTGTAGCACTCTGTTGAATTCTTATTCATCTCATGGTTGGTGCATTTCATCAGTTGTTCTTCGCTAAGAGTTTTGGACAGAATTAAAGCTGCCTCACAAGTAGGAGGGTATGTGTCTATAAAGTCTGTTCCTTCGTACCTTCTAGTCCTGAAAAATCACCTACTTGatcttagttattattatttttaaaaatattattgaatttgTTTAGTGAATATTCTCTttagaattttgcatctatgtttattaaAGGAACGTACCTGAGATTTTCTTGTAAAGCTGCATGTTTTTGGCATGTAGATTATGTCGGCCTCATGAAATAAATCAGGAATTATTCCCCATTTTCTATATTGTGAAAGAGTTTTCTAAGCTTTGTGTTATTTTCTCCACAAATCATTAGAAAAATTAGCTGGTGAAGCCATTTAATTTTGTGTTTCCTTTCCTGGGagaatttcattttgtaatttttatggaagcacaaaatacaaacagaaaaagtCACATTTGTGAAACTTGCATTGagatcaagaaaaagaatattgccAGTACTCcaaaagcacatttttttctgCTGTATTCCAGTTTCTATCCCTCAGAGGATAATATTATCTTGACTACTAACTTCATAGATAGCTTTGCCTATTATTGAACTTTGTATAAATGTGATTACACAGTGCATTCTCTGTTTGTCTGGCAATTTTTGCTCAATTTTATGTTTGTAATATTTATCCACATTTTTTGGCATGCACTTGTAGTTAATTGATTCTCTTGACTGTGTAGTATTTCATCAAGAGAATACCAAATACACTTCTACTGTTAATTGGGCAGGCATCTGAGTATTTTCCAGTTTggagcaataaaaaataatgcttCTGTGCACATTCTTATAACTGATCTTTCAGTGAATGGGTTTATGTCTATTGAATATGGTTACTCCATCTCCTTGTGAGCACTTTATCCCtttttatttgaaacattttgGATGGTATTAGTGGCATTAGTTATCAGCTTCTCTGGTAACTAATGAGGTTTAGGACCTTTTCATCTATTTATTGACCATttaaatatcttcttttgtgaagcacCTGTTCAGagctttttgcccatttttgctgaatagacactttttcctatttatttgaaGGAGTTTCCTATTTATTCTGGATATGATTCCTTTGTCCAAAAATGTACTACAATTATCTCCTCCCCCTCTGTGTCTTCCTTTTCACTCTCTGAAGACATATTTTGACGAATAAAATTTACTGACCTTCATAGAGtccaatttatgtatttttcatttatggtGTTTTTGATGTCCTATGAAAGAAATCTTTTCCAACTCTAAATTCAGAAAGATATtctcctaagttttcttctaaaaggtTTGCCATGCCATCTTTAGTATCTAGAACTGTAATTCatctgtaattattttttgtGTAGGCTTTGAGAGAAGGCAGGGTTCaagattattttttctgtattaatgTACAATTATCTCAGCCCCATTTATGGAAAAGATCATTATTCTTTGTAGAATTACAATTTCACTTTGTCCTACATCATATGAAAGTGCATGTGAGGGTCTGTCTCtgtggtctttttgttttgtgtcttgtttttttaatttgagatatAAGTTACATATGATAAACTGTATACATAttaaatggaaattctaagagAGGAATAATCTCCAGTCTACTGATATAAAGTAAATGTAAGTCAATAACCCTGTATCCAGTGAAGAAATAACTCTCTTTCAGGATAAAAGGAAACCACTCTTTGTCATGCctttatatttgaaaagtatttcactggatatagaattctaggttgatagCTCTTTCTTTAAGTTACTTTAAAAACACTATGCCACTTCCTTGCCCCACCACCCGCCTTCATGGTTTCCTATGAGAAATATGCTGTCACTCAAATCATTGTTTCTTTACAGGTGTGTGCCATTTTTCTGTGGCTGCTGTCAAgattattttcttcatgtttagcTTTCAGAAGTTTGATTATGACATGTCTGGGCATGGATTGCTTTGAGTTTATACTTTTTAGGTTTGCtgaacttcttgaatctgtaggtgtatgggggttttgttttgctttgtgtttgcCAAACTGAGGAAgtcttcagccattatttcttcactaTTTTTTTAGCATCacactctttctcctctctttcttggATTCTGATGACATAAATTTGGGCCTGTTGTTATTCCCCCACTGGTCCCTTAGGCTgtgttgtctgtgtgtgtgtgtgtttctgtgtgttgtTCAagttggataatttctattgattaatcTTCAAGTTTACGAATTCTTTCCTTTGTCATCTCCATTCTACTATTGAGTCATAACAGTAAATTTATTTCAGTTGttgaatttttccatttaaaatttccatttgactCTTCTTCCTATCTTCTATTTACTTgcagaaattttctattttaacttgTTTCAAGAGAGCTTATGATTGATcatctgagaatttttttaagatttattttattgaagtatagttgatttacaatgttgtgttagtttcaggtgtaccgcaaaagccattcagttatacacatatatacattatttttcataatcttttccattatggtttaatcacaggatattgaatagtgttccctgtgctatacagtaggaccttgttgtttatccatcttagatataatagtttgcatctgctaatcccaaactcccaatccacccctctcccatcccacctcccgcttggcaaccacaattctgttctctatgtctgtgagtctgtttctctttcatagataagttcatttgtgtcatattttaaattccacatgtaagtgatagcatatggcatttgtctttctccttctgacttactttgcttagtatgataatctctaggtccatccatgttgctgcaaatggcattatttcattcctttttatggctgagtggtattccattgtatatatgtaccacatcttctttatccattcatctgtctcaTCTGAGCATTTTTTTAATACTTGCTTTGAAGACTCATCAGATAATGCCAACACCTCATTATTGTtgtctgttgattgtcttttctaaTGCAagttgagtttttttgtgtgtggttctTCACATGCTGAATAATTATGGATTTTATCCTGCACACTTTGAATGTTTCATGAGACCCTGGGTCTTGTTTAAATCCTATGAAGATTGATGATATGTACGTTTTAGCCTTCTATAGGCTGTGATTCCAATACCAGGTTAGTTTTCCAAGCCTTTTAGTGCTACTCAAATATGTATGTCCTGGATCTGTGCTGCCCACTGGTCAGTCAAGGACCTGGGCATAAGTCAACTGGTTATCTTAGTTCTCAGTCTTTGGTGTGTTGGGTGGGATCAGATCCATGAATGTGCATTTTAGGGGTGAGTCCAAGATGTCATAAAATCCTTGATGGGTTCACTTTCTCAAACTCACCTCTCTGCTGTCTCTCCAGTACTTTCTGGTCCCTGCCAATTCCCCTTTGTAGTCCCTAGGTCAGAACTGCCCAGTTCCATGATTGCACCATATACAAGGCCCATGTAATGGAGAAcggagagaaaaacaaacaactgggGACCCACCCTGCCCTCTTGGAGGGGTAGCAACAACAAATGCTAGGGGAAGCTTCCCTCCCACAGAGATTTAGCTCCAGCAGTTTTCCATTGCTGGCTGCTGCTACTACCCCCATTTCACAGTTGCCTGGGGGTTAGGGTGCAAgaaccaaaaatagaaaaaatggggGGTTTCCCTCACTTTTCTTGCATTTCTGTTTTTTGATCTTTGAGGCCAACTAGAGGGTTTCTGCTGGACTCTCTCTGTCTGCACCACAGGGCTCAAGCCTGGTTTTCCAACTGTATCCAATTCAGGCTGGGGAATATCCAAGAAAAACGGTAAACTCACTGCCAGTTTATTAGCACTTTGAATTCTGGAGGCTTCCTTTGATCTGCCTGCTGttatttacttttcagagttCTCAGACTGCTGCCTCTTCATTCTGTTTCAGGTTTTATAATTGGTATTCAGAGAGATGGGAAGATGAGACTGTGTTTACTCCATCTTGCCTGGAGCTGGATCtggaaaatttattttcacacCTACTATTTAGTTAAGGTTAACAGTATAATTTATGTAAGCAATATTTAGTTAATGTTATCAACATATTGTTTCTTAGTTCAATTGCTTTTCCTCTATGTTTACTATTCTTATGGATATACgtctttagtatttattttagtgAGTGTCTTTATATGATAAGCTCCTGTTGTTATGTATAAATGTCTCTGTTTTCCCACCAACTTTTGAATTTTTGATCAAAATAACACGAATACAGAAAACAGCTTAGAGAAAATGTACCACCTAAAGAGTTTTTATAAGATGAATGTCTTTTTAATCCCACCCATAAATCAGACAGAACTTGGCAGCAACCCCAGAAGCCTCATGCCTCTTCCCCAAAGCAAGCACTGACTTCCCATAACAAAAGTAACTATCACTCTAGATTTTATGGAAGTCCTCTTATTACTTTTAATTGTAGTTTTATTACCTAGCTGAGGAACTCTAAACACTATAGATAGTATAGCTTAGCctgattttcaaaaatatgtcTGTTACCGTCTGTATATTTTTAACCTTGAACATTTTTTGCTGAAGAAGCCAATTCTGGGGAGGTaagattttgctgattgcattcCTATGGTTcagtttgatatttttatttgccCTCTAGGTTTTCTGCAAAGTAGTAATTGAGTATAAACTTAATCTGACTCAGATTTTACTGTGGCAGGAAGATTACTTCATAGGTGCTGTTGAGTTCATTGTCAAGGGGCATATTGTAGTCTAGTTATCTAATTTTTTATGGATGGAGAACATAGATTCTTAGTTGGACATGCTTAGATCTTGAATGTGTGGCAAAATGGTGATGCTCTAAtcctatttttccttctttgtttaaaTATATTCCCACATCTGCCATTTAGTTTCTAGAGGTAGTTTGCATAGGAAAGGCAGGATAGATGTTTGAGTCTTTCCTATTTTTATGAGTTTGCAAAACAAAGAACTGGTTTTCTTAGTATTTTATAGAGTTTAATTAATtaggtgagagagaaagaaatggagagagagagattgagacagagagggagagagatcatGCAGACCTCCAGCGTCGGGTAGCATAATTCACCAAGGGTTCCAGCTACAAGAGCTATGAACTCCATCTCCGTGTCTGCGCTGAGGATGTGTTCCTGATAGGCTGTTCCTCATTCCTGGGAGACCCTATCCTGGGAGACTGAACTCCTCTGACAACCATCTTTGGCTTGAGTTCTCCTAGTGGCCTTGCTGAACTTTCCTGAATGTCCATCTAGGACTCTGCCACCCAactttcctcccttctccctgcaCCTGGGATCAGACTTACACTGCAGTTTGATAACTCTCCCAGATTCCTCTTTCACTCCGCATTTTCTATCACTTAGCCATTTCCTCCAATAAAAGCCTTGCACATTTCACTCAACCTCAGCATCTGCTTCTTGGAGGACCTAGACGATGCAGTGTATCATTATAAACTCACAGATGTACACCTCTTTGGTGTGTTTCCATCCATCTAAGGCATTATTACCCTTACTGATGCTCCATTTGTCCTATCTTTGCTGAGTGGGAGATTCTCCAGTTTGACACCCAAGTCTTTTTAACACAACCTTACTAGTCTTTGATAATGTCCTTGCTCTCTGTTACAAAAAGATATTCTAAGCTCATCTGctcatcttttccttttcctgtccCACACCTGGAATCAGCAATGCAATTTCAACCATTTCTCTAAGAAACCCTGGTGTCTTTTAGTTGTAAAGATTATTTTTAGGCTTCTTCAATGAACATATTTAggttatctatttatctatctatgtatctatcatctagcTATCACCTagctatctatctctctatcatctatctatctatactcTCTCTTCCTATCATCTATcatatatctatcatctatctacctatcatctatctgtctatcatctatctatctatctatcatctatctatcatttatctatctatcatctagctATCATCTAGCTATCTAtactctatctacctatcatctctctatcactatctatctatctacctatctatctatatctatggTAAAATGCCTCGAGTTCAAATTCAAGATTACAGGGTGTTTACTTAAGATTTTCTATCTTTCATTTGCAGCTCCTAGGAAACCTGGTTCTCAAGAGCACTAGGGATAATCAAATTAGAATAACAGGCGCCGGCCCTAACGAGCCGGCCGGCCGGCCTGGCTCCCCTCCCCGGCCCCGACGGGCGGGCGGGCTGCCCtgaggaggcggggaggggagggctgggccgGCCGGCGGGCAGACGACGATGCCGAACTTCTGCGCGGCCCCCAACTGCACGCGGAAGAGCACGCAGTCGGACCTGGCCTTTTTCAGGTTCCCGCGGGATCCAGCCAGATGCCAGAAGTGGGTGGAGAATTGTAGGAGAGCAGACTTAGAAGATAAAACACCTGATCAACTAAATAAACATTATCGATTGTGTGCCAAACACTTTGAGACTTCTATGATCTGTAGAACTAGCCCTTATAGGACAGTTCTTCGAGATAATGCAATACCAACAATATTTGATCTTACCAGCCATTTGAATAATCCACACAGTAGACACAGAAAACGAATAAAAGAATTGAGTGAAGATGAAATCAGgacactgaaacagaaaaaaattgatgaaactTCTGAACAGGAACCAAAACATAAGGAAATAAACAACAGCAATGCTCAGAACCCCAGTGCAGAAGAAGGGGGTGAAGAGCAGGATGGAGACATTTTACCTTTAACccttgaagagaaggaaaataaagaatacttaaaatctttatttgaaattttgattcTTATGGGAAAACAGAACATACCTCTGGATGGACATGAAGCTGATGAAATCCCAGAAGGTCTGTTTACTCCTGATAACTTTCAAGCACTGCTGGAGTGCCGGATCAATTCTGGTGAAGAGGTTCTGAGAAAGCGCTTTGAGACAACAGCAGTTAACACATTGTTCTGTTCAAAAACACAGCAGAAACAGATGCTAGAGATCTGTGAGAGCTGCATTCGGGAAGAAACCCTCAGGGAAGTGAGAGACTCTCACTTCTTTTCCATCGTCACTGACGATGTGGTGGACATAGCAGGGGAAGAGCACCTGCCTGTGTTGGTGAGGTTTGTTGACGAAGCTCACAACCTGAGAGAGGAATTTGTGGGCTTCCTGCCTTATGAAGCTGATgcagaaattttggctgtgaaaTTTCACACTACGATAACTGAGAAGTGGGGATTAAACATGGAGTACTGTCGTGGCCAGGCTTACATTGTGTCCAGTGGattttcttccaaaatgaaaGTTGTTGCTTCTAGACTTTTAGAGAAATATCCCCAAGCGATCTACACACTCTGCTCTTCCTGTGCCTTAAATATGTGGTTGGCAAAATCAGTGCCTGTTATTGGAGTATCTGTCGTGTTAGGAACAATTGaggaagtttgttcttttttccatcGATCACCACAACTGCTTTTAGAGCTTGACAATGTAATTTCTGTCCTATTTCAGAACAATGACGAAAGGggcaaagaactgaaggaaatttGCCATTCTCAGTGGACAGGCAGGCATGATGCTTTTGAAATCTTAGTGGACCTCCTACAAGCACTTGTTTTATGTTTAGATGGTATAAATAGTGACACAAATGTTAGATGGAATAACTGTATAGCTGGCCGAGCATTTGTACTCTGT encodes the following:
- the LOC103020076 gene encoding 52 kDa repressor of the inhibitor of the protein kinase-like, coding for MPNFCAAPNCTRKSTQSDLAFFRFPRDPARCQKWVENCRRADLEDKTPDQLNKHYRLCAKHFETSMICRTSPYRTVLRDNAIPTIFDLTSHLNNPHSRHRKRIKELSEDEIRTLKQKKIDETSEQEPKHKEINNSNAQNPSAEEGGEEQDGDILPLTLEEKENKEYLKSLFEILILMGKQNIPLDGHEADEIPEGLFTPDNFQALLECRINSGEEVLRKRFETTAVNTLFCSKTQQKQMLEICESCIREETLREVRDSHFFSIVTDDVVDIAGEEHLPVLVRFVDEAHNLREEFVGFLPYEADAEILAVKFHTTITEKWGLNMEYCRGQAYIVSSGFSSKMKVVASRLLEKYPQAIYTLCSSCALNMWLAKSVPVIGVSVVLGTIEEVCSFFHRSPQLLLELDNVISVLFQNNDERGKELKEICHSQWTGRHDAFEILVDLLQALVLCLDGINSDTNVRWNNCIAGRAFVLCSAVTDFDFIVTIVVLKNVLSFTRAFGKNLQGQTSDVFFAASSLTAVLHSLNEVMENIEVYHEFWFEEATNLAAKFDIQMKLPGKFRRAQHSNLESQLTSESYYKETLSVPTVEHIIQELKDIFSEQHLKALKCLSLVPSVMGQLKFNTSEEHHADMYRSDLPNPDTLSAELHCWRIKWKHRGKDIELPSTIYEALHLPDIKFFPNVYALLKVLCILPVMKVENERYENGRKRLKAYLRNTLTDQRSSNLALLNINFDIKHDLDLMVDTYIKLYTSKSELPTDNSETIENT